In Anabas testudineus chromosome 12, fAnaTes1.2, whole genome shotgun sequence, one genomic interval encodes:
- the LOC113158074 gene encoding G-protein coupled receptor 135 isoform X3 — MDSPVSTALRGNSGSNYTADNSGPSFTSQLGTASPVVPRVVSIVTSLVTTTTEATVGATGNLSAFRDQRGSEPSQTHQALTPSVLSATESNSVLQGITVAAQALVLLSIFLLSSLVLCLPFSFVMLFSKDGIWMFGDHFCVANGFFNTCFGIISTLTMTLISFDRYYAIVRQPQAKIGRQKATQLLIAVWLTAVIFSLPWYLLVPTPTEIHKRGFYHCMYVFHSGTSRMGTTYSICLIVVCYLFPFSLMCFCHYNICKTVRLSEIRVRPVTTYAYLLRFYSEMRTATTVLIMIVFIIFCWGPYCLMGLVTAMGDYTFNPAMDTVAIWLAWANGAINPLIYALRNPNISMLLGRSREEGYRTRNIAAYLSSQTQNREIRLNQAERIRDRYVSRVGVNNNSRLSSSSPGKGGGGEVAMWACKNPAVFFCRDAHSDTATLSNSVNAPKNKTADTSL, encoded by the exons GGTCGTGTCAATAGTGACCAGCCTAGTGACCACCACTACAGAGGCCACAGTGGGTGCCACAGGAAACCTATCAGCATTCAGAGACCAAAGGGGGAGCGAGCCCAGTCAAACCCATCAGGCATTGACCCCGTCGGTGCTGAGTGCAACTGAAAGTAACTCTGTCCTGCAGGGGATCACTGTGGCAGCTCAGGCCCTGGTACTactctccatcttcctcttgTCCAGCCTCG TTCTATGCCTGCCATTCTCCTTCGTCATGCTTTTCAGTAAGGACGGCATCTGGATGTTTGGGGATCATTTCTGTGTGGCCAATGGCTTTTTCAACACCTGCTTTGGTATCATCTCCACCCTGACTATGACATTGATCTCCTTTGACAGGTACTACGCCATAGTCAGACAGCCGCAGGCTAAAATAGGGCGGCAGAAAGCTACACAGTTGTTGATAGCTGTGTGGTtaactgcagttattttttctCTACCCTGGTATCTGTTAGTGCCGACGCCTACAGAAATCCATAAGCGTGGTTTCTaccactgtatgtatgtgttccACTCTGGGACCTCCCGCATGGGAACGACATATAGCATCTGCCTTATTGttgtatgttatttatttcctttctctctcatgtgtttttgtcattataACATCTGTAAGACAGTGCGGCTCTCTGAAATCCGTGTCAGGCCAGTGACCACATATGCATATTTGCTGCgattttacagtgaaatgcGAACAGCCACCACAGTCCTGATTATgattgttttcataattttttgTTGGGGACCATATTGTTTAATGGGGTTGGTTACAGCAATGGGAGATTACACGTTCAACCCTGCAATGGACACAGTGGCCATCTGGCTAGCATGGGCGAATGGAGCCATCAACCCTCTGATTTATGCCCTGAGGAACCCCAATATATCCATGCTCCTGGGGCGCAGCAGAGAGGAAGGCTATCGAACCAGAAATATTGCTGCATATCTGTCCAGCCAAACTCAGAACCGCGAAATACGGCTCAACCAGGCAGAAAGAATAAGAGACCGCTACGTGAGTCGTGTAGGGGTGAATAACAACAGTAGGTTGTCAAGTTCAAGTCCTGGTAAAGGAGGTGGGGGTGAAGTGGCGATGTGGGCCTGTAAAAACCCTGCTGTGTTCTTCTGCAGGGACGCTCATTCTGACACTGCAACACTATCAAATTCTGTCAACGCTCCAAAGAACAAGACAGCTGATACCAGCCTGTGA
- the LOC113158074 gene encoding G-protein coupled receptor 135 isoform X1 translates to MDSPVSTALRGNSGSNYTADNSGPSFTSQLGTASPVVPRVVSIVTSLVTTTTEATVGATGNLSAFRDQRGSEPSQTHQALTPSVLSATESNSVLQGITVAAQALVLLSIFLLSSLGNSAVVIVIIKHRQLRTVTNAFIMSLSLSDFLTAVLCLPFSFVMLFSKDGIWMFGDHFCVANGFFNTCFGIISTLTMTLISFDRYYAIVRQPQAKIGRQKATQLLIAVWLTAVIFSLPWYLLVPTPTEIHKRGFYHCMYVFHSGTSRMGTTYSICLIVVCYLFPFSLMCFCHYNICKTVRLSEIRVRPVTTYAYLLRFYSEMRTATTVLIMIVFIIFCWGPYCLMGLVTAMGDYTFNPAMDTVAIWLAWANGAINPLIYALRNPNISMLLGRSREEGYRTRNIAAYLSSQTQNREIRLNQAERIRDRYVSRVGVNNNSRLSSSSPGKGGGGEVAMWACKNPAVFFCRDAHSDTATLSNSVNAPKNKTADTSL, encoded by the coding sequence GGTCGTGTCAATAGTGACCAGCCTAGTGACCACCACTACAGAGGCCACAGTGGGTGCCACAGGAAACCTATCAGCATTCAGAGACCAAAGGGGGAGCGAGCCCAGTCAAACCCATCAGGCATTGACCCCGTCGGTGCTGAGTGCAACTGAAAGTAACTCTGTCCTGCAGGGGATCACTGTGGCAGCTCAGGCCCTGGTACTactctccatcttcctcttgTCCAGCCTCGGTAACTCAGCAGttgtcattgtcatcatcaaacacagacagcttCGAACCGTAACAAATGCTTTCATCATGTCGCTGTCGCTGTCTGACTTTCTTACAGCAGTTCTATGCCTGCCATTCTCCTTCGTCATGCTTTTCAGTAAGGACGGCATCTGGATGTTTGGGGATCATTTCTGTGTGGCCAATGGCTTTTTCAACACCTGCTTTGGTATCATCTCCACCCTGACTATGACATTGATCTCCTTTGACAGGTACTACGCCATAGTCAGACAGCCGCAGGCTAAAATAGGGCGGCAGAAAGCTACACAGTTGTTGATAGCTGTGTGGTtaactgcagttattttttctCTACCCTGGTATCTGTTAGTGCCGACGCCTACAGAAATCCATAAGCGTGGTTTCTaccactgtatgtatgtgttccACTCTGGGACCTCCCGCATGGGAACGACATATAGCATCTGCCTTATTGttgtatgttatttatttcctttctctctcatgtgtttttgtcattataACATCTGTAAGACAGTGCGGCTCTCTGAAATCCGTGTCAGGCCAGTGACCACATATGCATATTTGCTGCgattttacagtgaaatgcGAACAGCCACCACAGTCCTGATTATgattgttttcataattttttgTTGGGGACCATATTGTTTAATGGGGTTGGTTACAGCAATGGGAGATTACACGTTCAACCCTGCAATGGACACAGTGGCCATCTGGCTAGCATGGGCGAATGGAGCCATCAACCCTCTGATTTATGCCCTGAGGAACCCCAATATATCCATGCTCCTGGGGCGCAGCAGAGAGGAAGGCTATCGAACCAGAAATATTGCTGCATATCTGTCCAGCCAAACTCAGAACCGCGAAATACGGCTCAACCAGGCAGAAAGAATAAGAGACCGCTACGTGAGTCGTGTAGGGGTGAATAACAACAGTAGGTTGTCAAGTTCAAGTCCTGGTAAAGGAGGTGGGGGTGAAGTGGCGATGTGGGCCTGTAAAAACCCTGCTGTGTTCTTCTGCAGGGACGCTCATTCTGACACTGCAACACTATCAAATTCTGTCAACGCTCCAAAGAACAAGACAGCTGATACCAGCCTGTGA
- the LOC113158074 gene encoding G-protein coupled receptor 135 isoform X2 — MDSPVSTALRGNSGSNYTADNSGPSFTSQLGTASPVVPRVVSIVTSLVTTTTEATVGATGNLSAFRDQRGSEPSQTHQALTPSVLSATESNSVLQGITVAAQALVLLSIFLLSSLAVLCLPFSFVMLFSKDGIWMFGDHFCVANGFFNTCFGIISTLTMTLISFDRYYAIVRQPQAKIGRQKATQLLIAVWLTAVIFSLPWYLLVPTPTEIHKRGFYHCMYVFHSGTSRMGTTYSICLIVVCYLFPFSLMCFCHYNICKTVRLSEIRVRPVTTYAYLLRFYSEMRTATTVLIMIVFIIFCWGPYCLMGLVTAMGDYTFNPAMDTVAIWLAWANGAINPLIYALRNPNISMLLGRSREEGYRTRNIAAYLSSQTQNREIRLNQAERIRDRYVSRVGVNNNSRLSSSSPGKGGGGEVAMWACKNPAVFFCRDAHSDTATLSNSVNAPKNKTADTSL, encoded by the exons GGTCGTGTCAATAGTGACCAGCCTAGTGACCACCACTACAGAGGCCACAGTGGGTGCCACAGGAAACCTATCAGCATTCAGAGACCAAAGGGGGAGCGAGCCCAGTCAAACCCATCAGGCATTGACCCCGTCGGTGCTGAGTGCAACTGAAAGTAACTCTGTCCTGCAGGGGATCACTGTGGCAGCTCAGGCCCTGGTACTactctccatcttcctcttgTCCAGCCTCG CAGTTCTATGCCTGCCATTCTCCTTCGTCATGCTTTTCAGTAAGGACGGCATCTGGATGTTTGGGGATCATTTCTGTGTGGCCAATGGCTTTTTCAACACCTGCTTTGGTATCATCTCCACCCTGACTATGACATTGATCTCCTTTGACAGGTACTACGCCATAGTCAGACAGCCGCAGGCTAAAATAGGGCGGCAGAAAGCTACACAGTTGTTGATAGCTGTGTGGTtaactgcagttattttttctCTACCCTGGTATCTGTTAGTGCCGACGCCTACAGAAATCCATAAGCGTGGTTTCTaccactgtatgtatgtgttccACTCTGGGACCTCCCGCATGGGAACGACATATAGCATCTGCCTTATTGttgtatgttatttatttcctttctctctcatgtgtttttgtcattataACATCTGTAAGACAGTGCGGCTCTCTGAAATCCGTGTCAGGCCAGTGACCACATATGCATATTTGCTGCgattttacagtgaaatgcGAACAGCCACCACAGTCCTGATTATgattgttttcataattttttgTTGGGGACCATATTGTTTAATGGGGTTGGTTACAGCAATGGGAGATTACACGTTCAACCCTGCAATGGACACAGTGGCCATCTGGCTAGCATGGGCGAATGGAGCCATCAACCCTCTGATTTATGCCCTGAGGAACCCCAATATATCCATGCTCCTGGGGCGCAGCAGAGAGGAAGGCTATCGAACCAGAAATATTGCTGCATATCTGTCCAGCCAAACTCAGAACCGCGAAATACGGCTCAACCAGGCAGAAAGAATAAGAGACCGCTACGTGAGTCGTGTAGGGGTGAATAACAACAGTAGGTTGTCAAGTTCAAGTCCTGGTAAAGGAGGTGGGGGTGAAGTGGCGATGTGGGCCTGTAAAAACCCTGCTGTGTTCTTCTGCAGGGACGCTCATTCTGACACTGCAACACTATCAAATTCTGTCAACGCTCCAAAGAACAAGACAGCTGATACCAGCCTGTGA